In Bacillus thuringiensis, the DNA window TAAAACTTGAAAACCCAAATAGGCGTTCTTCGTATAGTGTAATAATTCATTCACAGGTACTTTTGGAATGAACTTCACTTTATTGTCCAAGCCTAAATCTAATACCATCTTCTGTAACTCAGGTTTAATACGTCCATCACCAATAAATACAAGTGTGCCCTTTTTAAACATTGGAACTGCTTGTACTAGCTTTTCTAGACCTCTCCCCACTTGAATTCCGCCTTGATATAATAAAATAGGCTCTTCCTGTGGAATCTCTAACACTTCATGCAAATTAATCGAATTACTGTCCTCTGGTTGTGTTACAAAAGGATAATTATGAATGACCTTAGGGTAAAAGCCATATAAATCTTCCGCATATTTTGCACGAGTATGATTTTCCATAATCATCACATCTGTATATTTCAGAAAGAATTTCTCCATAATTCCATAAATTTTACTATTATATCCTGTACGGCTGGTCTGTACCTCATGTGAATCATAGATTAATTTCTTTTTTCTAAATACCTTTGCACAAAGCCATCCTTGTGGCAGTGTATTTAAATCATTGGAATGATAAAAATCATATTCTTTTTTCAAACCAACCTTAACCATTTGAATCAGTATGTAAGAGCGTACAATTAATGTCCGTAGCTTTCCCATAGAAAATAATGCACCAAATAACAATATCAAACATGTTATCATTGGGAATTTCCACAAACAAAGTGCTGCAATTACTCCAAATAAAAACATTGTAACTATATTTTTCGTTATCAATTGCTTTACTTGTTTTGCTGCACCCAAGCCTTTTTGTAAAAGAGATAGTCGATTATTTACACGTGTTACTGTAAATCCTTCTTTTCGCATCTCCCATTTAGGTAAATCATTTTGTTTCCAATCATGAATACAAATCAGGTCTACTTCATAACCCTCTTCAGCTAAAGCC includes these proteins:
- a CDS encoding glycosyltransferase; protein product: MPQKKVCMFVWNHFTNDARVLRECTALAEEGYEVDLICIHDWKQNDLPKWEMRKEGFTVTRVNNRLSLLQKGLGAAKQVKQLITKNIVTMFLFGVIAALCLWKFPMITCLILLFGALFSMGKLRTLIVRSYILIQMVKVGLKKEYDFYHSNDLNTLPQGWLCAKVFRKKKLIYDSHEVQTSRTGYNSKIYGIMEKFFLKYTDVMIMENHTRAKYAEDLYGFYPKVIHNYPFVTQPEDSNSINLHEVLEIPQEEPILLYQGGIQVGRGLEKLVQAVPMFKKGTLVFIGDGRIKPELQKMVLDLGLDNKVKFIPKVPVNELLHYTKNAYLGFQVLNNVCFNHYSASSNKLFEYMMSGVPVVACSFPEIQRVVENEYVGVCIDSHNPASIAEGVNYILEHPEEREKMRENSFIARNNYNWENEKELFIKIYKDLE